The following are encoded together in the Neomonachus schauinslandi chromosome 15, ASM220157v2, whole genome shotgun sequence genome:
- the UBTF gene encoding nucleolar transcription factor 1 isoform X1, whose product MNGEADCPTDLEMAAPKGQDRWSQEDMLTLLECMKNNLPSNDSSKFKTTESHMDWEKVAFKDFSGDMCKLKWVEISNEVRKFRTLTELILDAQEHVKNPYKGKKLKKHPDFPKKPLTPYFRFFMEKRAKYAKLHPEMSNLDLTKILSKKYKELPEKKKMKYIQDFQREKQEFERNLARFREDHPDLIQNAKKSDIPEKPKTPQQLWYTHEKKVYLKVRPDATTKEVKDSLGKQWSQLSDKKRLKWIHKALEQRKEYEEIMRDYIQKHPELNISEEGITKSTLTKAERQLKDKFDGRPTKPPPNSYSLYCAELMANMKDVPSTERMVLCSQQWKLLSQKEKDAYHKKCDQKKKDYEVELLRFLESLPEEEQQRVLGEEKMLSINKKQATSPASKKPSQEGSKGGSEKPKRPVSAMFIFSEEKRRQLQEERPELSESELTRLLARMWNDLSEKKKAKYKAREAALKAQSERKPGGDREERGKLPESPKRAEEIWQQSVIGDYLARFKNDRVKALKAMEMTWNNMEKKEKLMWIKKAAEDQKRYERELSEMRAPPAAANSSKKMKFQGEPKKPPMNGYQKFSQELLSNGELNHLPLKERMVEIGSRWQRISQSQKEHYKKLAEEQQKQYKVHLDLWVKSLSPQDRAAYKEYISNKRKSMTKLRGPNPKSSRTALQSKSESEEDDEEDEEDEDEDEEEEDEENGDSSEDGGDSSESSSEDESEDGDENEEDDEDEDDDEEDDEDEDNESEGSSSSSSSSGDSSDSDSN is encoded by the exons ATGAACGGAGAAGCCGACTGCCCCACAGACCTGGAAATGGCCGCCCCCAAAGGCCAAG ACCGCTGGTCTCAGGAAGACATGCTGACTTTGCTGGAATGTATGAAGAACAACCTTCCATCCAATGACAGCTCCAAGTTCAAAACCACCGAGTCACATATGGACTGGGAAAAAGTAGCATTTAAAGACTTTTCTGGAGACATGTGCAAGCTCAAATGGGTGGAGATTTCTAATGAG gtGAGGAAGTTCCGAACATTGACAGAATTGATCCTTGATGCTCAGGAACATGTTAAAAATCCTTACAAAGGCAAAAAACTCAAG AAACACCCGGACTTCCCAAAGAAGCCCCTGACCCCTTATTTCCGCTTTTTCATGGAGAAGCGGGCCAAGTACGCGAAGCTCCACCCTGAGATGAGCAACCTGGACCTGACCAAGATTCTGTCCAAGAAATACAAGGAGCTGCCGGAGAagaagaag atgAAATATATTCAGGActtccagagagagaaacaggagtTCGAGCGAAACCTGGCCCGGTTCAG GGAGGATCACCCTGACCTAATCCAGAATGCCAAGAAGTCGGACATCCCCGAGAAGCCCAAAACCCCCCAGCAGCTGTGGTACACCCACGAGAAGAAGGTGTACCTCAAAGTGCGGCCCGAC GCCACTACGAAGGAGGTGAAGGACTCCCTGGGGAAGCAGTGGTCTCAGCTCTCGGACAAAAAGAGGCTGAAATGGATTCATAAGGCCCTGGAGCAGCGGAAGGAGTACGAG GAGATTATGCGTGACTATATCCAGAAGCACCCTGAGCTGAACATCAGTGAGGAGGGCATCACCAAGTCCACCCTCACCAAGGCCGAACGCCAGCTCAAGGACAAGTTTGATGGGCGACCCACCAAGCCACCTCC GAACAGCTACTCGCTCTACTGCGCCGAGCTGATGGCCAACATGAAGGACGTGCCCAGCACCGAGCGCATGGTCCTGTGCAGTCAGCAGTGGAAGCTGCtctcccagaaggagaaggatgCTTACCACAAGAAGTGTGACCAG aaaaagaaagactatgAGGTGGAACTGCTCCGTTTCCTAGAG AGCCTGCCTGAGGAGGAACAGCAGCGGGTCCTCGGGGAGGAGAAGATGTTAAGCATCAACAAGAAGCAAGCCACCAGCCCAGCCTCCAAGAAGCCCTCGCAGGAAGGGAGCAAG GGCGGCTCCGAGAAGCCCAAGCGGCCAGTGTCAGCCATGTTCATCTTCTCTGAAGAGAAGCGGCGGCAGCTGCAAGAGGAGCGGCCCGAGCTCTCGGAGAGCGAGCTGACCCGGCTTCTGGCCCGCATGTGGAATGACTTGTCGGAAAAGAAGAAG GCCAAGTACAAGGCCCGGGAGGCGGCGCTGAAGGCCCAGTCCGAGAGGAAGCCGGGCGGGGACCGTGAGGAACGGGGCAAGCTGCCGGAGTCACCCAAGAGAGCTGAGGAGATCTGGCAGCAGAGCGTCATCGGGGACTACCTGGCCCGCTTCAAG AATGACCGGGTGAAGGCCTTGAAAGCCATGGAGATGACCTGGAACAAcatggagaagaaggagaaactgaTGTGGATTAAGAAGGCAGCCGAAGACCAAAAGCGATACGAG AGAGAGCTGAGTGAGATGCGGGCGCCTCCCGCTGCTGCAAACTCGTCCAAGAAGATGAAGTTCCAAGGAGAACCGAAGAAGCCTCCCAT GAACGGTTACCAGAAGTTCTCCCAGGAACTGCTGTCCAACGGGGAGCTGAACCACCTGCCACTGAAAGAGCGCATGGTGGAGATCGGTAGTCGCTGGCAGCGTATCTCGCAGAGCCAGAAGGAGCACTACAAAAAACTGGCGGAGGAACAGCAGAAGCAGTACAAAGTACACCTGGACCTCTGGGTCAAG AGTCTGTCTCCCCAGGACCGGGCAGCATATAAAGAGTACATCTCCAAT AAACGTAAGAGCATGACCAAGCTGCGAGGCCCAAACCCCAAGTCCAGCCGGACTGCCTTGCAGTCCAAGTCG GAGTCTGAGGAGGATGATGAAGAGGACGAGGAGGATGAGGAcgaggatgaagaggaggaggacgaggagaaCGGGGACTCCTCTGAGGATGGCGGGGACTCCTCCGAGTCGAGCAGTGAGGACGAGAGCGAGGATGGAGATGAG aacgaGGAGGATGACGAGGACGAGGACGACGACGAGGAGGACGATGAGGATGAGGACAACGAGTCTGAGGGCAGCAGCTCTAGCTCCTCTTCCTCGGGGGACTCCTCGGACTCTGATTCCAACTGA
- the UBTF gene encoding nucleolar transcription factor 1 isoform X2 — protein MNGEADCPTDLEMAAPKGQDRWSQEDMLTLLECMKNNLPSNDSSKFKTTESHMDWEKVAFKDFSGDMCKLKWVEISNEVRKFRTLTELILDAQEHVKNPYKGKKLKKHPDFPKKPLTPYFRFFMEKRAKYAKLHPEMSNLDLTKILSKKYKELPEKKKMKYIQDFQREKQEFERNLARFREDHPDLIQNAKKSDIPEKPKTPQQLWYTHEKKVYLKVRPDEIMRDYIQKHPELNISEEGITKSTLTKAERQLKDKFDGRPTKPPPNSYSLYCAELMANMKDVPSTERMVLCSQQWKLLSQKEKDAYHKKCDQKKKDYEVELLRFLESLPEEEQQRVLGEEKMLSINKKQATSPASKKPSQEGSKGGSEKPKRPVSAMFIFSEEKRRQLQEERPELSESELTRLLARMWNDLSEKKKAKYKAREAALKAQSERKPGGDREERGKLPESPKRAEEIWQQSVIGDYLARFKNDRVKALKAMEMTWNNMEKKEKLMWIKKAAEDQKRYERELSEMRAPPAAANSSKKMKFQGEPKKPPMNGYQKFSQELLSNGELNHLPLKERMVEIGSRWQRISQSQKEHYKKLAEEQQKQYKVHLDLWVKSLSPQDRAAYKEYISNKRKSMTKLRGPNPKSSRTALQSKSESEEDDEEDEEDEDEDEEEEDEENGDSSEDGGDSSESSSEDESEDGDENEEDDEDEDDDEEDDEDEDNESEGSSSSSSSSGDSSDSDSN, from the exons ATGAACGGAGAAGCCGACTGCCCCACAGACCTGGAAATGGCCGCCCCCAAAGGCCAAG ACCGCTGGTCTCAGGAAGACATGCTGACTTTGCTGGAATGTATGAAGAACAACCTTCCATCCAATGACAGCTCCAAGTTCAAAACCACCGAGTCACATATGGACTGGGAAAAAGTAGCATTTAAAGACTTTTCTGGAGACATGTGCAAGCTCAAATGGGTGGAGATTTCTAATGAG gtGAGGAAGTTCCGAACATTGACAGAATTGATCCTTGATGCTCAGGAACATGTTAAAAATCCTTACAAAGGCAAAAAACTCAAG AAACACCCGGACTTCCCAAAGAAGCCCCTGACCCCTTATTTCCGCTTTTTCATGGAGAAGCGGGCCAAGTACGCGAAGCTCCACCCTGAGATGAGCAACCTGGACCTGACCAAGATTCTGTCCAAGAAATACAAGGAGCTGCCGGAGAagaagaag atgAAATATATTCAGGActtccagagagagaaacaggagtTCGAGCGAAACCTGGCCCGGTTCAG GGAGGATCACCCTGACCTAATCCAGAATGCCAAGAAGTCGGACATCCCCGAGAAGCCCAAAACCCCCCAGCAGCTGTGGTACACCCACGAGAAGAAGGTGTACCTCAAAGTGCGGCCCGAC GAGATTATGCGTGACTATATCCAGAAGCACCCTGAGCTGAACATCAGTGAGGAGGGCATCACCAAGTCCACCCTCACCAAGGCCGAACGCCAGCTCAAGGACAAGTTTGATGGGCGACCCACCAAGCCACCTCC GAACAGCTACTCGCTCTACTGCGCCGAGCTGATGGCCAACATGAAGGACGTGCCCAGCACCGAGCGCATGGTCCTGTGCAGTCAGCAGTGGAAGCTGCtctcccagaaggagaaggatgCTTACCACAAGAAGTGTGACCAG aaaaagaaagactatgAGGTGGAACTGCTCCGTTTCCTAGAG AGCCTGCCTGAGGAGGAACAGCAGCGGGTCCTCGGGGAGGAGAAGATGTTAAGCATCAACAAGAAGCAAGCCACCAGCCCAGCCTCCAAGAAGCCCTCGCAGGAAGGGAGCAAG GGCGGCTCCGAGAAGCCCAAGCGGCCAGTGTCAGCCATGTTCATCTTCTCTGAAGAGAAGCGGCGGCAGCTGCAAGAGGAGCGGCCCGAGCTCTCGGAGAGCGAGCTGACCCGGCTTCTGGCCCGCATGTGGAATGACTTGTCGGAAAAGAAGAAG GCCAAGTACAAGGCCCGGGAGGCGGCGCTGAAGGCCCAGTCCGAGAGGAAGCCGGGCGGGGACCGTGAGGAACGGGGCAAGCTGCCGGAGTCACCCAAGAGAGCTGAGGAGATCTGGCAGCAGAGCGTCATCGGGGACTACCTGGCCCGCTTCAAG AATGACCGGGTGAAGGCCTTGAAAGCCATGGAGATGACCTGGAACAAcatggagaagaaggagaaactgaTGTGGATTAAGAAGGCAGCCGAAGACCAAAAGCGATACGAG AGAGAGCTGAGTGAGATGCGGGCGCCTCCCGCTGCTGCAAACTCGTCCAAGAAGATGAAGTTCCAAGGAGAACCGAAGAAGCCTCCCAT GAACGGTTACCAGAAGTTCTCCCAGGAACTGCTGTCCAACGGGGAGCTGAACCACCTGCCACTGAAAGAGCGCATGGTGGAGATCGGTAGTCGCTGGCAGCGTATCTCGCAGAGCCAGAAGGAGCACTACAAAAAACTGGCGGAGGAACAGCAGAAGCAGTACAAAGTACACCTGGACCTCTGGGTCAAG AGTCTGTCTCCCCAGGACCGGGCAGCATATAAAGAGTACATCTCCAAT AAACGTAAGAGCATGACCAAGCTGCGAGGCCCAAACCCCAAGTCCAGCCGGACTGCCTTGCAGTCCAAGTCG GAGTCTGAGGAGGATGATGAAGAGGACGAGGAGGATGAGGAcgaggatgaagaggaggaggacgaggagaaCGGGGACTCCTCTGAGGATGGCGGGGACTCCTCCGAGTCGAGCAGTGAGGACGAGAGCGAGGATGGAGATGAG aacgaGGAGGATGACGAGGACGAGGACGACGACGAGGAGGACGATGAGGATGAGGACAACGAGTCTGAGGGCAGCAGCTCTAGCTCCTCTTCCTCGGGGGACTCCTCGGACTCTGATTCCAACTGA